From one Chanodichthys erythropterus isolate Z2021 chromosome 3, ASM2448905v1, whole genome shotgun sequence genomic stretch:
- the qtrt1 gene encoding queuine tRNA-ribosyltransferase catalytic subunit 1 — MAAPLHISTHECKDSMASVKAVSSAAPLALRIVAECPVSKARACTLTLPHCAVNTPVFMPVGTQGTLKGITVDQLEDLDCQICLGNTYHLGMRPGPELIEKANGLHGFMKWNRNLLTDSGGFQMVSLVELSEVTEEGVTFRSPYDGKEILLTPEQSIAIQNSLGSDIMMQLDDVVSSTVKGPRVEEAMHRSVRWLDRCIKANKNPDRQNLFAIIQGGLDAKLRKACLDEMTKRDVPGFAIGGLSGGEEKDDFWKMVTLSTDHLPREKPRYLMGVGYALDLVVCVALGCDMFDCVFPTRTARFGSALVPWGSLQLKQKQYAKDFQPIDPDCQCPTCRRHSRAYLHALFKSDTAAMHHITIHNISYQLTLMRSVRQSIIDQRFPEFVKAFMKRMFPSTVQYPSWAVEALQSVNINLS; from the exons ATGGCTGCGCCCTTACACATCAGCACACATGAGTGTAAAGACAGTATGGCATCAGTAAAGGCTGTATCCTCTGCTGCTCCTCTCGCTCTTCGTATCGTGGCGGAGTGTCCCGTGAGCAAGGCGAGGGCATGCACTCTTACTCTGCCCCACTGCGCTGTAAACACCCCGGTGTTCATGCCCGTGGGCACTCAGGGGACCCTTAAAGGCATCACTGTAGACCAGCTGGAGGATCTGGACTGCCAGATATGCCTGGGTAACACGTATCATCTGGGCATGAGACCG GGTCCTGAGTTAATAGAGAAAGCCAATGGATTGCACGGATTTATGAAGTGGAATAGAAATCTTTTAACG GACAGTGGCGGGTTCCAGATGGTGTCGCTAGTGGAGCTGTCTGAGGTGACGGAAGAGGGCGTCACGTTTCGTTCCCCTTATGACGGAAAAGAAATCCTGCTCACCCCTGAGCAATCCATCGCAATACAGAACAGCCTCG GTTCAGACATCATGATGCAGCTGGATGACGTGGTCAGCAGTACGGTGAAAGGCCCGCGGGTGGAGGAGGCCATGCACCGCTCTGTGCGCTGGCTGGACCGCTGTATCAAGGCAAATAAGAATCCAGACCGACAGAACCTGTTCGCCATTATTCAAGGCGGGCTCGATGCCAAACTGCGCAAGGCCTGTTTAGATG AAATGACGAAGCGTGATGTGCCGGGCTTCGCCATTGGTGGGTTGAGTGGAGGAGAGGAAAAGGATGACTTCTGGAAGATGGTGACTCTCAGCACAGACCACCTCCCCAGAGAAAAGCCCCGCTACCTCATGGGAGTCGG CTATGCGCTAGACCTGGTGGTCTGTGTGGCCTTGGGCTGTGACATGTTTGACTGTGTTTTCCCAACGCGAACAGCA AGATTTGGATCCGCTTTAGTTCCCTGGGGATCTCTGCAgctcaaacaaaaacaatatgcTAAAGACTTTCAGCCGATTGATCCTGACTGCCAGTGTCCCACCTGCAGGAG ACACAGTCGGGCTTACCTTCACGCCTTGTTCAAGAGTGACACTGCAGCCATGCATCACATCACCATCCATAACATCTCTTACCAG CTCACCCTCATGCGTTCAGTGCGTCAGAGCATCATAGATCAGAGGTTTCCTGAGTTTGTGAAGGCGTTCATGAAGAGGATGTTCCCGTCCACTGTGCAGTACCCCAGCTGGGCTGTAGAGGCACTGCAGTCAGTCAACATAAACCTCAGCTGA